Proteins from one Anaerobranca californiensis DSM 14826 genomic window:
- a CDS encoding cyclodeaminase/cyclohydrolase family protein, whose translation MFKNLTVEKFLQEVASENPTPGGGTVAALSGAMGASLISMFCRVTAKGKKYVDVKGEMEKAGEEGDKIREKLLKLADEDTKAYLEVMQAFKLPKDSEEEKEKRREAIELASQRATEVPLETAKAIVPLLEMVVNLAPKGNTNAISDLKVGMELCYTGFVGAVANVQINLATLKDQSFKREIEEKLQKVRERAEQAIGEGRKTIASLIS comes from the coding sequence ATGTTTAAAAATTTAACTGTGGAGAAATTCTTACAAGAAGTAGCCAGTGAAAATCCAACCCCCGGTGGTGGAACGGTAGCTGCCCTTTCTGGGGCAATGGGTGCCAGTTTGATTTCGATGTTTTGTAGAGTTACAGCCAAGGGTAAAAAATATGTCGATGTAAAAGGGGAAATGGAAAAGGCAGGGGAAGAAGGGGATAAAATTAGAGAAAAACTATTGAAACTTGCCGATGAAGATACTAAGGCGTATTTAGAAGTAATGCAAGCCTTTAAACTTCCAAAGGATAGTGAAGAAGAAAAAGAAAAGAGAAGGGAAGCTATAGAGTTGGCAAGTCAAAGGGCTACTGAAGTTCCTTTAGAAACTGCTAAAGCAATAGTTCCCCTTTTGGAAATGGTGGTAAATCTCGCTCCTAAAGGTAACACTAATGCCATCAGTGATTTAAAGGTTGGTATGGAGCTTTGTTATACCGGTTTTGTTGGAGCTGTTGCCAATGTCCAGATCAATTTAGCCACTTTAAAAGACCAAAGTTTTAAAAGGGAAATAGAAGAAAAACTACAAAAGGTAAGGGAAAGGGCAGAGCAGGCAATTGGAGAAGGAAGAAAAACAATTGCATCTTTAATTTCATAA
- the gcvPB gene encoding aminomethyl-transferring glycine dehydrogenase subunit GcvPB, whose product MRGEVKTIFEKSIPGHVGFSLPDSDVGERQLQDLLPAEFLRKEPLELPEVSEGEVVRHYVELSTRNHGVDSGFYPLGSCTMKYNPKINEDMARISGFAQLHPLMDEDGVQGALELMYNLQNHLGEITGMDAVTLQPVAGAHGELVGLMLIDAYHKNRGERRKTVLVPDSAHGTNPASAAMAGFKVVEIKSDCNGSVCLDSLKEALNDDVAALMLTNPSTLGLFEENIVEIAKLVHEAGGLLYYDGANANAIMGIARPGDMGFDVVHLNLHKTFSTPHGGGGPGSGPVGVKKELAEFLPTPIIEKNGGKFTLNYNLPKSIGRVHSFYGNFGVNIRAYSYILTMGAKGLRQVSIDAVLNANYLMEHLKGYYHLPYDKTCMHEFVLSGKNLKEYGVRTLDVAKALLDYGIHPPTIYFPLIVEEALMIEPTETETKETLDRFITAMKEIAQKAKENPEEIKNAPHKTFIKRLDEVGAARNPVVCCTLNLNRQ is encoded by the coding sequence ATGAGAGGAGAAGTAAAAACGATTTTTGAAAAGTCTATCCCCGGTCATGTGGGGTTCTCTTTGCCTGATTCCGATGTAGGAGAAAGGCAGTTACAAGACCTTTTGCCTGCCGAATTTTTACGAAAAGAACCCTTAGAACTCCCTGAAGTTAGTGAAGGAGAAGTTGTAAGACATTATGTGGAACTGTCCACGAGAAATCATGGTGTAGATAGTGGCTTTTATCCTTTAGGTTCTTGTACTATGAAATACAATCCTAAAATTAACGAGGATATGGCTAGAATTTCAGGGTTTGCCCAATTACATCCCCTTATGGACGAAGATGGTGTACAGGGAGCTTTAGAACTTATGTATAATTTGCAAAACCATTTAGGGGAAATTACTGGGATGGATGCAGTGACGCTACAACCGGTAGCAGGGGCCCATGGAGAATTGGTAGGTTTGATGTTAATTGACGCATACCATAAAAATAGGGGAGAAAGGAGAAAGACAGTTTTAGTTCCCGATTCTGCCCATGGCACCAACCCAGCCAGTGCAGCAATGGCAGGCTTTAAAGTTGTGGAAATTAAATCTGACTGTAATGGTTCTGTATGTTTAGATAGCTTAAAAGAGGCATTAAATGACGACGTAGCAGCCCTTATGCTCACTAATCCATCTACTTTAGGACTTTTTGAAGAAAATATAGTAGAGATTGCAAAACTTGTCCATGAAGCAGGGGGACTACTCTATTACGATGGAGCTAATGCCAATGCCATTATGGGTATTGCCAGACCTGGGGACATGGGCTTTGATGTAGTTCACTTAAATTTACACAAAACCTTTTCTACCCCCCACGGTGGCGGTGGTCCCGGTTCCGGTCCAGTTGGGGTTAAAAAAGAGCTGGCGGAATTCTTGCCTACTCCAATAATAGAAAAAAATGGAGGTAAATTTACACTAAACTATAACTTGCCTAAATCTATTGGGAGAGTCCACAGTTTCTATGGGAATTTCGGTGTCAACATTAGAGCTTACTCCTATATTCTCACTATGGGAGCTAAGGGTTTGCGTCAGGTTAGTATTGATGCAGTATTAAATGCCAATTATCTCATGGAACATTTAAAAGGTTATTATCATCTACCCTATGATAAAACTTGTATGCATGAATTTGTCCTATCAGGTAAAAATTTAAAAGAATATGGAGTAAGGACATTAGATGTAGCTAAAGCATTATTAGATTACGGAATCCATCCACCAACAATTTATTTTCCATTAATTGTCGAAGAAGCTTTGATGATCGAACCTACAGAAACGGAAACTAAAGAAACATTAGATCGGTTTATCACTGCTATGAAGGAAATTGCCCAAAAAGCTAAGGAAAACCCTGAAGAAATAAAAAATGCACCCCACAAAACCTTTATCAAGAGGTTAGATGAAGTTGGAGCAGCTAGAAACCCTGTTGTCTGCTGTACCCTCAATCTCAATAGACAATAG
- a CDS encoding radical SAM protein — protein MDWIRVSAGTAHQLKLKEIKCDELPTTGYLMDHHRCKKSCAFCSQSSVSQGPSHRLSRVTWPEFPLETLKEVLRGNHPLKRLCLQVTQYRGVLEETVEKIKKIKESSPLPLCISGGARSLEDVEKLLEAGVDKVSIAIDAVNPKIFAEIKKGDWFKVKELILTGAQKFPGRISTHVIAGLGETPREMVDFLHEVHNAKVSVALFAFTPIKGTPMEKVSPPDITYYRRVQLINYCYKEGIPLKVEFDNKGQFSKIGENLEDILKIIGDGKAFQTSGCEHCNRPYYNEKPGKTMYNYPRPLKEEELLQAISELNLKEFY, from the coding sequence GTGGATTGGATTAGGGTTTCTGCAGGTACTGCCCATCAATTAAAATTAAAGGAAATTAAATGTGATGAATTGCCAACAACGGGATATTTGATGGATCACCATAGATGTAAAAAAAGTTGTGCCTTTTGTTCCCAAAGTTCTGTAAGTCAAGGTCCTAGTCACCGCCTTTCTAGGGTTACTTGGCCGGAATTTCCTTTAGAAACTTTAAAGGAAGTCCTTAGAGGAAATCATCCATTAAAGAGGTTATGCCTTCAGGTTACCCAATACCGGGGTGTATTAGAAGAAACAGTGGAAAAAATAAAAAAGATCAAAGAAAGTAGTCCACTACCTTTATGTATATCCGGTGGTGCTAGAAGTTTAGAAGATGTAGAAAAATTATTAGAGGCAGGGGTTGATAAAGTTAGTATTGCCATTGATGCCGTAAATCCAAAGATTTTTGCGGAAATTAAAAAAGGGGATTGGTTTAAAGTAAAGGAATTAATTTTAACTGGGGCCCAAAAATTCCCCGGTAGGATTTCCACCCATGTCATCGCTGGTTTAGGGGAAACACCTAGGGAAATGGTAGATTTTTTACATGAAGTTCATAATGCTAAGGTTTCTGTAGCCCTATTTGCCTTTACCCCTATCAAAGGCACTCCGATGGAAAAGGTTTCTCCCCCAGATATAACCTATTATAGAAGGGTACAACTTATAAATTATTGTTATAAAGAAGGGATTCCGTTAAAGGTAGAATTTGATAATAAAGGTCAGTTTAGCAAAATAGGGGAAAATTTAGAAGATATTTTGAAAATTATCGGTGATGGTAAAGCCTTTCAAACTTCCGGTTGTGAACACTGTAACAGACCGTATTATAACGAAAAGCCAGGAAAAACTATGTATAATTATCCACGGCCGCTAAAAGAAGAAGAGTTACTTCAGGCCATTTCTGAACTTAACTTAAAGGAGTTTTATTAA
- a CDS encoding radical SAM protein translates to MKLEQLETLLSAVPSISIDNSLKTKLREALKVRHNNFPKEIQFDYPNRTLPVTLTGSDCSLKCAHCGGHYLKGMKPLKELKDRENFSSCLISGGCSVDGKVPILAFADELTKIKKEKAINLHSGLVDEEGAKRLASIADVVSFDFIYHDEVIKRVYKLDKTKEDYVNSYSALKKHLKVVPHICIGLYKGEIFWEYQALEKLKELGVDALSFIVFVPTKGTEFANEKPPSPLEVIDVIIKARLLFPTTPIYLGCMRPKGSYRNILDPLAVLSGVNKLVIPAPKGREMAEKLGLTIKRGSECCGLD, encoded by the coding sequence ATGAAGTTGGAGCAGCTAGAAACCCTGTTGTCTGCTGTACCCTCAATCTCAATAGACAATAGTTTAAAAACAAAACTTAGGGAAGCTTTAAAAGTTCGGCATAATAACTTTCCTAAGGAAATACAGTTTGATTATCCTAACAGGACACTGCCGGTTACACTGACCGGCAGTGATTGTTCATTAAAGTGTGCCCATTGTGGGGGGCATTATTTAAAGGGGATGAAACCTTTAAAAGAACTAAAGGATAGGGAGAATTTTAGTAGTTGTTTAATTAGTGGTGGGTGTAGTGTCGATGGAAAAGTGCCCATATTAGCCTTTGCTGATGAACTGACAAAAATAAAAAAAGAAAAAGCTATTAACCTTCACAGTGGCTTAGTTGATGAGGAAGGGGCAAAAAGATTAGCATCCATTGCCGATGTCGTTTCCTTTGATTTTATCTATCATGATGAGGTAATTAAAAGGGTGTATAAACTAGATAAAACCAAAGAAGATTATGTAAATAGTTACTCCGCCTTAAAAAAGCACCTTAAAGTGGTACCCCATATTTGTATCGGTCTATATAAAGGGGAAATTTTTTGGGAGTATCAGGCCTTGGAAAAATTAAAGGAATTAGGGGTTGATGCCCTATCCTTTATAGTCTTTGTTCCTACTAAAGGGACAGAGTTTGCCAATGAAAAACCTCCATCTCCCTTAGAAGTTATCGATGTTATAATAAAGGCTAGACTTCTTTTCCCCACCACCCCAATATATTTGGGATGTATGCGGCCCAAAGGGAGTTATAGGAACATTTTAGATCCTTTAGCGGTATTATCTGGTGTTAATAAATTAGTTATTCCTGCCCCAAAAGGGAGGGAAATGGCGGAAAAGTTGGGTTTAACTATTAAAAGGGGGAGTGAATGTTGTGGATTGGATTAG
- the gcvPA gene encoding aminomethyl-transferring glycine dehydrogenase subunit GcvPA, with the protein MVFRYIPKTDVERQEMLKSIGKNSVEELFAHIPQQVRFQGEMDLPKPHSELELSKKIGQLAGKNKSNDKVISFLGGGSYDHYIPSVVNHILLRSEFYTAYTPYQAEISQGVLQSIFEFQSMICRLTGMDVANASMYDGATAMAEAALVAVNHNRKDKILISEAVHPHYREVLKTYAAALEITVETIPFNLETGQTEVSGVEERLTDDVAGVIIQSPNFFGIVENMPAIGELLKDKKPLFIAVVDPISLGILNKPSSYYADIVVGEGQSLGIPLSFGGPYLGFFATTNKLIRKIPGRIVGETKDKDGKRGFVLTLQTREQHIRRDKATSNICSNQALCALAASVYMSLMGEQGLKKVATLSLQKAHYFKEKLAEKGFKPLFTGPTFKEFSFKMEDFGVLEVLKKEDIYLGIPLEKYYPQLKGGVLTAVTEKRSIDEMDTTLKRLEESL; encoded by the coding sequence ATGGTTTTTAGATATATTCCTAAAACCGATGTTGAAAGGCAGGAAATGCTTAAAAGTATCGGGAAAAATTCCGTTGAAGAGTTATTTGCCCATATTCCCCAACAAGTGAGATTTCAAGGGGAGATGGATCTGCCTAAGCCCCATTCGGAATTAGAGTTGAGTAAAAAAATTGGTCAATTAGCAGGTAAAAATAAAAGTAATGATAAAGTTATCAGCTTTTTAGGGGGAGGAAGTTATGATCACTATATTCCCTCTGTTGTTAACCATATTTTGTTAAGATCAGAGTTTTATACTGCTTATACCCCTTATCAAGCAGAAATTAGCCAAGGTGTTTTACAAAGTATCTTCGAATTCCAATCCATGATTTGTCGCTTAACGGGAATGGATGTCGCCAATGCTTCTATGTACGATGGAGCCACTGCTATGGCAGAAGCCGCTTTAGTGGCGGTAAATCATAATAGGAAAGATAAAATTTTAATTTCTGAAGCTGTTCATCCCCACTATCGGGAAGTACTAAAAACCTATGCCGCTGCTTTAGAAATTACTGTAGAGACAATTCCCTTTAATTTGGAAACAGGTCAAACGGAAGTTAGTGGGGTAGAAGAAAGGCTTACCGATGATGTTGCTGGTGTGATTATTCAAAGCCCCAACTTTTTTGGGATAGTGGAAAATATGCCGGCAATTGGTGAGCTTTTAAAAGATAAAAAGCCTTTGTTTATCGCAGTAGTAGATCCAATTTCATTAGGGATCTTAAATAAACCTTCTAGTTATTATGCCGATATAGTAGTAGGGGAAGGTCAATCTTTAGGAATACCTCTATCCTTTGGTGGCCCGTACTTAGGATTTTTCGCTACTACCAATAAATTGATCCGGAAAATCCCCGGTAGAATTGTTGGAGAAACTAAAGATAAAGATGGTAAAAGGGGATTTGTTTTAACTTTACAAACAAGGGAACAGCATATTCGCAGGGATAAAGCAACATCTAATATCTGTTCAAACCAAGCCCTATGTGCTTTAGCTGCATCGGTGTATATGTCGTTAATGGGTGAACAAGGGCTGAAAAAAGTTGCCACCCTTTCTTTACAAAAGGCCCATTATTTCAAAGAGAAACTAGCAGAAAAAGGGTTTAAACCTTTATTTACCGGACCTACTTTTAAAGAATTTTCCTTTAAAATGGAGGATTTTGGGGTATTGGAAGTACTAAAAAAAGAAGATATCTATTTAGGTATTCCTTTAGAAAAATACTATCCCCAGTTAAAAGGTGGAGTGCTGACGGCAGTTACTGAAAAACGGAGTATCGATGAGATGGATACTACCCTAAAAAGATTGGAGGAATCCCTATGA
- the gcvT gene encoding glycine cleavage system aminomethyltransferase GcvT yields MENLKKTPLYPLHLKLQGKMVDFGGWALPVQYTGIIEEVKGVRSKAGLFDVSHMGEIMVTGPNALDFLQKMVTNNVEKLKDYQVQYTLMCYENGGIVDDLLIYRLGKDKYLLVVNAANVEKDYNWLMEHKIEGVEIEDISSRVAQIAFQGPKAQTILQKLTNYDLNNIKFFYCAEDIDIAGHKVLISRTGYTGEDGFEIYLSGESAMGLFEKILEAGEGEVVPAGLGARDTLRFEACLPLYGHEIDKDITPIEANLQRFVKFKKPDYIGKEVLHQQWENGAPRETVGFKMIDRGIPRGEFPVFNLEGEEIGKVTTGSYSPTLDLNIGLALVKNLNFKTGDHLLIGVRNRQLKAEVINIPFYKREDV; encoded by the coding sequence TTGGAAAATTTAAAGAAAACCCCTTTGTATCCCCTGCACTTAAAATTACAAGGTAAAATGGTGGATTTTGGTGGCTGGGCTTTACCCGTTCAATATACTGGGATAATTGAAGAAGTAAAGGGAGTTAGGAGTAAAGCTGGGTTATTTGATGTATCCCATATGGGTGAGATAATGGTTACTGGGCCTAATGCATTAGATTTTTTACAAAAGATGGTTACTAATAATGTAGAGAAGTTAAAGGATTATCAAGTCCAATATACTTTAATGTGCTATGAAAATGGCGGTATAGTAGATGATCTTTTGATTTACAGATTAGGGAAAGATAAATACTTACTAGTTGTCAATGCTGCCAATGTAGAGAAAGATTACAACTGGTTGATGGAGCATAAAATAGAGGGTGTGGAAATAGAGGATATTTCATCAAGGGTAGCCCAAATTGCCTTTCAAGGACCAAAGGCCCAAACTATTCTTCAAAAATTGACAAATTATGACTTAAACAATATAAAATTTTTCTATTGTGCAGAAGATATAGATATAGCTGGCCATAAAGTATTAATCTCCAGAACAGGTTATACCGGAGAAGATGGTTTTGAAATTTATTTATCCGGTGAAAGTGCTATGGGTCTTTTTGAAAAAATTTTGGAGGCAGGGGAAGGTGAAGTAGTTCCCGCCGGTTTAGGTGCTAGGGATACCTTGCGTTTTGAAGCTTGTCTACCTTTATATGGCCATGAAATTGATAAAGATATAACACCTATTGAAGCAAATTTGCAGAGGTTTGTGAAGTTTAAAAAACCAGATTATATAGGAAAAGAAGTTTTACATCAACAATGGGAAAATGGAGCTCCTAGGGAAACGGTAGGATTTAAAATGATAGATAGGGGAATCCCTCGGGGAGAATTTCCTGTCTTTAACTTAGAAGGGGAAGAGATTGGCAAAGTAACTACTGGTTCCTATTCCCCTACCTTAGATTTGAACATCGGTTTAGCTTTAGTAAAAAATTTAAATTTTAAAACCGGTGATCATCTTTTAATAGGTGTTCGCAACCGACAGCTTAAAGCTGAAGTCATTAATATACCATTTTATAAAAGGGAGGATGTTTAA
- a CDS encoding lipoate--protein ligase family protein, with product MRMRFLDTGICCGYYNMALDEAILQLRGENRSPDTLRFYRWDVPTVSTGYFQRVEREINVKYCQEKGYKIVRRPTGGRAVFHNDELTYSFITGKGNPLLNKDVITSYREISRGLLLGLNSLGIPVTTQDKGGDLKAVDSAACFDTPSWYEIVLNGKKLIGSAQTRIKDGLLQHGSLLLSLDLEENLNILNLNQGQREKVRKILKEKATSLSGEGYDFTYEGLKKRLAEKMAENFGVEGYWGELTKEELELAEKLYREKYSQASWNFKK from the coding sequence ATGAGGATGAGGTTTTTAGATACCGGTATCTGTTGTGGTTATTACAATATGGCGTTAGATGAAGCTATTTTACAACTTCGGGGGGAGAATAGAAGTCCCGATACCTTGAGATTTTACCGTTGGGATGTTCCTACTGTTTCCACCGGCTATTTTCAAAGGGTGGAGAGGGAAATTAATGTAAAATATTGCCAAGAAAAGGGCTATAAAATTGTTCGCCGTCCCACTGGAGGAAGGGCAGTTTTCCATAATGATGAACTTACTTATAGTTTCATTACTGGAAAAGGAAATCCATTACTAAATAAAGATGTCATTACTAGTTATCGGGAAATTAGCAGAGGGTTATTACTTGGTTTAAATAGTTTAGGTATTCCCGTTACCACCCAGGATAAAGGGGGAGATTTAAAAGCGGTAGATTCTGCAGCTTGTTTTGATACCCCATCTTGGTATGAAATCGTATTAAATGGCAAAAAATTAATTGGCAGTGCCCAAACTAGAATCAAAGATGGTTTATTGCAACACGGTTCGTTACTCCTTAGTTTAGATTTAGAAGAAAATTTAAATATATTAAACCTAAACCAGGGGCAGAGGGAAAAGGTTAGAAAAATCTTAAAAGAAAAGGCAACTTCCCTATCTGGTGAGGGATATGATTTTACCTATGAAGGACTGAAAAAAAGGCTGGCAGAAAAAATGGCAGAAAATTTTGGGGTAGAAGGTTATTGGGGTGAACTAACAAAAGAAGAATTAGAACTTGCAGAAAAACTCTATCGGGAAAAGTATTCACAAGCTAGCTGGAATTTTAAAAAGTAA
- the gcvH gene encoding glycine cleavage system protein GcvH, whose protein sequence is MIKKGLLYSKDHEWLKVEGNKVKVGITDHAQDQLGDIVFIELPSVGDSVSKGEGFAVIESVKAAADVYAPVSGTIVEINEELLDAPETVNNEPYDGGWLVVIQLDDEGELDDLLSPEEYQTFIEEE, encoded by the coding sequence ATGATAAAAAAAGGTTTGCTTTATTCTAAAGATCATGAGTGGTTAAAGGTTGAAGGTAATAAGGTGAAAGTAGGGATAACTGACCATGCTCAAGACCAGTTAGGAGACATTGTCTTTATTGAATTGCCTTCTGTAGGAGATTCAGTAAGTAAAGGGGAAGGTTTTGCAGTAATAGAATCAGTAAAAGCCGCTGCCGATGTCTATGCTCCTGTAAGTGGTACTATTGTAGAAATCAATGAAGAACTCTTAGATGCACCGGAAACTGTTAATAACGAACCATATGATGGAGGCTGGTTAGTGGTTATCCAATTAGATGATGAAGGGGAACTAGATGATTTGTTATCTCCTGAGGAATACCAAACCTTTATCGAGGAGGAATAA